In Paenibacillus algicola, a genomic segment contains:
- a CDS encoding DUF6933 domain-containing protein codes for MLALKCTQKLLKDMKTAPVELEHTYPFFSWHANLLQLQKKHIIFVNDATRLGFLVDGIRSGQVAKLKETFVTGVKEYLQLEGVRRGLVEQYFLEAGEISMGKTNDRSVLGTLNEMSFYSQTMRFDHTHDLSAMLNSMIYKPIDYEEPIQVFKKEIMNRYS; via the coding sequence ATGCTGGCATTGAAATGCACTCAAAAGCTGCTTAAAGATATGAAAACAGCCCCGGTGGAGCTAGAGCATACCTATCCATTCTTTAGCTGGCATGCGAATCTATTGCAGCTACAAAAAAAACATATCATTTTTGTCAATGACGCAACCCGGTTGGGCTTCCTCGTTGACGGAATTCGAAGCGGGCAAGTGGCAAAGCTGAAGGAGACATTCGTCACTGGAGTCAAAGAGTATTTACAGCTGGAGGGTGTGAGAAGAGGGCTGGTAGAGCAGTATTTTCTGGAGGCTGGAGAGATCAGCATGGGGAAAACGAATGACCGAAGCGTCCTCGGAACCTTGAATGAAATGAGCTTTTATAGCCAAACTATGAGATTTGATCACACCCATGACCTCAGTGCAATGTTAAACAGCATGATCTATAAACCGATTGATTATGAAGAGCCGATTCAAGTATTTAAAAAAGAAATAATGAACAGGTACTCATAA
- a CDS encoding class I SAM-dependent methyltransferase — protein MANHKSIYDNESNMYEDMIARQPDMLEIIRDIRPVEGLDVLDLGAGTGRLAATIAPRAQSVVCTDVSSAMLERLDQKLNNLSIPKNWSTCVADHRELPLADASVDLVVSGWSICYLTHSGIEDGPKQLERILQEIERVLKPQGTVIIIETLGTGTTTPAPPDFLESYFSLLEKHYEFSHRWIRMDYSYDHPQQAVEMMTFFFGDELAARIKEHQWSTVPECAGIWYKHYK, from the coding sequence ATGGCAAATCATAAAAGTATATACGATAATGAGTCGAACATGTATGAAGACATGATTGCTCGGCAGCCGGATATGTTGGAAATCATCAGGGACATTCGGCCTGTAGAAGGGCTGGACGTGCTGGATCTTGGTGCAGGTACAGGCAGACTGGCCGCGACCATCGCGCCCCGGGCACAATCGGTGGTCTGTACCGATGTATCTTCAGCAATGCTGGAGCGGCTGGACCAGAAACTAAACAATCTGTCTATCCCCAAAAACTGGAGCACGTGCGTAGCCGATCATCGCGAGCTTCCGTTAGCTGATGCCTCTGTAGACCTGGTCGTTTCCGGGTGGAGCATCTGCTATTTGACTCACTCCGGCATTGAGGACGGTCCGAAACAGTTAGAGCGGATTCTGCAAGAGATTGAGCGAGTGTTAAAACCGCAGGGCACCGTGATAATTATTGAAACGCTGGGCACAGGCACCACCACACCTGCTCCACCCGATTTCCTGGAGTCCTATTTTTCCTTACTAGAGAAGCACTACGAATTCTCACACCGCTGGATCCGTATGGATTACAGCTATGATCACCCGCAGCAGGCTGTGGAGATGATGACTTTCTTTTTCGGAGATGAGCTCGCAGCCCGGATCAAAGAGCATCAATGGTCGACCGTTCCAGAATGTGCAGGCATTTGGTACAAGCATTATAAATAG
- a CDS encoding GNAT family N-acetyltransferase → MITIRSAEIEDISQIQRIAREAWLHTYKELYSPSFIDHFLRHAYAEDSLRRSLEKDKQQELPGFLVAELDHQLAGFAQRRQLQEGEHEILRMYVLPRYHQRGIGRAFLRQYTHDLKSGVLIAWVAKENRIAIPFYEKSGFYAAEEKHEVLEGQSKTQVKYVLKL, encoded by the coding sequence ATGATAACGATTAGAAGTGCAGAGATCGAAGACATTTCACAGATTCAGCGAATTGCCCGAGAGGCTTGGCTGCATACGTATAAAGAGCTTTACTCTCCAAGCTTTATCGATCATTTCCTGCGCCATGCTTACGCTGAAGACAGTCTGAGGAGATCTCTGGAGAAGGACAAGCAGCAGGAGCTTCCTGGATTTCTGGTGGCGGAATTGGATCACCAGCTTGCCGGCTTTGCACAGCGAAGGCAGCTTCAGGAGGGAGAGCATGAAATCCTGAGAATGTATGTGCTGCCCCGGTATCATCAGCGTGGGATTGGCCGGGCATTCCTGAGACAGTATACTCATGATCTGAAGTCAGGCGTGCTGATTGCCTGGGTGGCGAAAGAGAATCGTATAGCTATCCCTTTTTATGAAAAATCCGGCTTCTATGCTGCGGAGGAGAAACATGAAGTGCTGGAAGGTCAAAGCAAAACACAAGTTAAATATGTGCTTAAGCTTTGA